The Rickettsiales bacterium genome includes a region encoding these proteins:
- a CDS encoding peptidylprolyl isomerase, whose product MIRNLLVTLTVIFMIFGVTAMAKSKSAKAADNQLENTLYMDLKYGRVVIEMRHDLAPKHVKRIKELVRQGFYDGVVFHRVIDGFMAQTGDPTGTGTGGSGKKLKAEFSKEPHLRGAVSMARAMDVNSADSQFFICLATANHLDGQYTYWGRVTKGMEYVDMIKKGDQYNNGMVTDPDKIIKMQVAADVKE is encoded by the coding sequence ATGATTCGCAACCTGTTAGTTACACTTACTGTAATTTTTATGATTTTTGGAGTAACCGCTATGGCAAAATCTAAGTCTGCGAAGGCAGCAGATAATCAATTAGAAAACACCCTTTACATGGATCTTAAATATGGTCGGGTAGTAATAGAAATGCGCCATGATCTTGCGCCAAAACATGTAAAACGTATTAAAGAACTTGTTCGTCAAGGATTTTATGATGGTGTGGTATTCCATCGTGTAATAGATGGATTTATGGCGCAAACTGGTGATCCAACCGGCACTGGAACCGGCGGTTCTGGCAAAAAGCTAAAAGCCGAGTTCAGCAAAGAGCCTCACTTGCGTGGCGCGGTTTCTATGGCAAGAGCTATGGATGTAAACAGCGCCGATAGTCAATTCTTTATTTGTCTTGCCACCGCTAACCATCTTGATGGTCAGTATACCTATTGGGGAAGAGTAACCAAAGGCATGGAATATGTTGATATGATTAAAAAAGGTGATCAATATAATAACGGTATGGTAACAGATCCTGATAAAATAATAAAAATGCAGGTCGCCGCTGACGTTAAAGAGTAA
- a CDS encoding putative PEP-binding protein has protein sequence MTRTLKILAIDDDHESIDRAVYAPLKRELSRKDIDLEYKIVENYDAAIGELRAGFRPDAITNDYMMREYKGIGTGPNGFKHLEKILLHIDGNIPNFTPKPFMMTASTNEAKVQINRSSILRAHNTEIADKSDIDRTIISHLESPDIFPITEDTPFSIFLREKLGEDIIAPLHRYSDYKDEEPQAKTNSDNSILQKYDLSDNGKMIKSLSPDIDDEIEGKTHRVDCLKSNDMPINGYVAFNEDDVNKLLREDKEPVLFMDDYDVKKHSMLLPKLSGIVCLGTGGSHLLDKGIPTISKSDREVWNSDTGEAINYYRIEQIDGKSALVNNSHAVKRAVFNWQQEGENVNNPPQPEYDNPQKNKIILFKAGDKVTLARNAAYQGHLKIEYPDVTPIVKEVEKIASSLPFKSPHFLATLNSASDMNQGYDEITKIMKSGAEGIGLIRTENMYNNEALENIKEGILSNDSHGFVHLGPIGNFRDNGLSGAIHNTIENLSDREPLRIRLFDFPPDEFFSKNELKKLKERVGDDVQGTPLALKTKGLYENQLNSIFNSTKSKNLEREQPINLQIMAPHINNADEMEQFIEMVEKEAKRKDFPRVNYKIGAMIETKSITDHKELAKLAKMVDFVSFGTNDLTQEITEVKRPFEGGGINPYEKLDDRVKDVMRESIKILRENNPNIIIGCCGSQMKDLDSLTFAAKDLELDDVSMPSDAKHLVGRRLQLYQRLEQEHNATKMVGSNIDKVNSVTATPKQRG, from the coding sequence ATGACTAGAACCCTAAAAATATTAGCTATTGATGATGACCATGAAAGTATTGATAGAGCTGTGTATGCTCCTCTTAAAAGAGAGTTATCTAGGAAAGATATAGATTTAGAATATAAGATTGTTGAAAATTATGACGCGGCTATTGGTGAGCTAAGAGCAGGCTTTCGCCCTGATGCTATTACCAATGACTATATGATGAGAGAATATAAAGGAATTGGAACGGGTCCTAACGGATTTAAGCATTTAGAAAAAATTTTACTCCATATAGATGGAAACATACCTAATTTTACTCCAAAACCATTTATGATGACCGCCTCAACCAATGAGGCAAAAGTTCAGATAAATAGAAGCTCTATTTTAAGAGCTCACAACACAGAAATTGCCGATAAGAGTGATATTGATAGAACTATTATATCTCATTTAGAATCACCGGATATTTTCCCTATAACAGAAGATACTCCATTTTCTATATTTTTACGAGAAAAGCTGGGTGAGGATATTATAGCTCCGCTGCATCGCTATAGTGATTATAAAGACGAAGAGCCTCAAGCTAAAACAAATTCTGATAATAGCATTTTACAGAAATATGATCTTAGTGATAATGGAAAGATGATTAAATCACTGTCGCCTGATATAGATGATGAAATTGAGGGAAAGACACATAGGGTTGATTGCCTGAAATCTAATGATATGCCGATAAATGGTTATGTCGCTTTTAATGAGGATGACGTAAACAAGCTTTTAAGGGAAGATAAAGAGCCAGTTCTTTTTATGGACGATTATGACGTAAAAAAACATAGCATGCTATTGCCTAAACTGTCAGGTATAGTATGTCTTGGTACAGGCGGTAGTCATTTGCTGGATAAGGGTATCCCCACTATTAGCAAATCAGATAGAGAGGTTTGGAATTCTGACACAGGTGAGGCAATCAATTATTATCGTATTGAACAGATTGACGGTAAGTCAGCTTTGGTTAATAACTCTCATGCTGTAAAGCGAGCTGTATTTAATTGGCAGCAAGAGGGGGAGAACGTAAATAACCCACCGCAGCCGGAATATGATAACCCACAAAAAAACAAAATAATTTTATTTAAGGCTGGTGACAAAGTTACACTTGCCAGAAACGCCGCCTATCAAGGACATCTAAAAATAGAGTATCCTGATGTCACGCCCATCGTTAAAGAAGTAGAAAAAATTGCTTCCAGTCTTCCTTTCAAATCTCCCCATTTTTTAGCTACTTTGAATTCAGCTAGTGATATGAATCAAGGTTATGACGAAATAACTAAAATTATGAAATCAGGAGCAGAAGGAATTGGTTTAATACGTACAGAAAATATGTATAACAATGAGGCATTAGAGAACATTAAAGAAGGGATTTTAAGTAATGACTCTCATGGGTTTGTTCATCTTGGGCCAATAGGAAATTTTAGGGATAATGGTCTGAGCGGAGCAATCCATAATACTATAGAGAATTTAAGTGATAGAGAGCCTTTGCGTATTCGTTTGTTTGATTTTCCACCAGATGAATTCTTCTCTAAGAATGAACTGAAAAAACTCAAAGAGAGGGTGGGCGATGACGTGCAAGGAACACCACTCGCCCTAAAAACAAAAGGACTTTATGAGAATCAGCTAAATAGTATTTTTAACTCTACAAAATCAAAAAATCTTGAGCGTGAACAACCGATAAATTTACAAATCATGGCTCCTCACATCAATAATGCTGATGAAATGGAGCAATTTATTGAAATGGTTGAGAAGGAAGCCAAGAGAAAAGATTTTCCACGTGTTAATTATAAAATTGGCGCGATGATAGAAACCAAATCCATAACCGATCACAAGGAATTGGCAAAGCTGGCAAAGATGGTGGATTTTGTAAGTTTTGGTACAAATGATTTAACGCAGGAAATTACTGAGGTTAAGCGTCCCTTTGAAGGTGGTGGCATAAATCCATATGAAAAACTGGATGATAGAGTAAAAGATGTTATGCGCGAAAGCATAAAAATTTTACGAGAAAATAACCCGAACATTATTATAGGTTGTTGTGGCTCGCAAATGAAAGACTTGGATTCTTTGACTTTTGCGGCAAAGGATCTTGAGCTTGATGACGTATCCATGCCGTCTGACGCTAAACATCTTGTCGGCAGAAGATTACAACTTTATCAACGGCTTGAGCAAGAGCACAATGCGACTAAAATGGTTGGTAGTAACATAGATAAAGTAAATAGCGTAACGGCTACACCTAAACAGCGCGGCTAA
- the bfr gene encoding bacterioferritin, whose amino-acid sequence MSKIVDDSILNKFNIILGNQLIAINQHFLHARILKYMGFMKLADYEYKESIQQMKYADALVEKILLLGGIPNLQEIGEYKVGKDSEDILRCDLQTIEKTKNDLINFIELQNSANHNHGLDILKNILINANERANFIKSQLKDIEEYGVKQYLAS is encoded by the coding sequence ATGTCCAAAATAGTGGATGATAGTATACTTAATAAGTTTAATATCATACTTGGCAATCAACTTATCGCTATCAATCAGCATTTTCTACATGCCCGCATATTGAAATATATGGGTTTTATGAAGCTGGCTGATTATGAATATAAGGAATCAATTCAGCAGATGAAGTACGCTGACGCTCTGGTTGAAAAGATATTGCTACTTGGAGGCATACCAAACCTACAGGAAATTGGTGAGTACAAAGTTGGCAAAGACTCAGAAGATATACTAAGGTGTGATTTACAAACTATAGAAAAAACAAAAAATGACCTAATTAATTTCATAGAGCTACAAAATAGCGCTAATCATAATCATGGATTGGATATTTTGAAAAATATTTTAATAAACGCCAATGAACGGGCTAATTTTATTAAGTCGCAATTAAAAGATATTGAGGAATATGGAGTAAAACAGTATCTGGCAAGTTAG
- the eno gene encoding phosphopyruvate hydratase has product MVDIISVYAREIVDSRGNPTVEVDVELEDGSFGRAGVPSGASTGSLEALELRDGNKKIYKGKGVSKAVNNVNNIIADAIIGFDAREQIKIDQTLLELDGTKNKAKLGANAVLGVSLAIAKAAAQSCALPFYRYVGGCGTHIMPVPLMNIINGGQHANNKLDIQEFMIMPVSANSMTEAIRMGAEIFHELKHRLSEEGYNVSVGDEGGFAPNFSKSEEALSFIMKAIESAGYRAGEDIVLALDVAASEFFHDGKYIMEGEGKNLDCGKMLKYYEKLVNSYPIVSIEDPMAEDDHVGWKEMTALFGDKIQLVGDDLFVTNPVILSEGIEQGMANALLVKPNQIGTLTETMQAVQLAHRSGYRAILSHRSGETEDTTIAHLAVASNCGQIKTGSLSRTDRLAKYNELIRIEEELGICAHYAGNAILMD; this is encoded by the coding sequence GTGGTAGATATTATAAGTGTTTACGCTCGTGAGATAGTTGATAGTCGTGGCAACCCAACAGTTGAGGTTGACGTTGAGTTAGAAGATGGATCTTTTGGTCGCGCGGGAGTGCCATCGGGAGCTTCTACAGGTTCATTGGAAGCATTAGAATTGCGTGATGGCAATAAAAAAATATATAAAGGTAAAGGGGTCAGTAAAGCGGTTAATAACGTAAATAACATAATAGCGGATGCTATTATCGGGTTTGACGCTAGGGAACAAATAAAAATAGACCAAACTCTTCTTGAGTTAGACGGAACAAAGAATAAAGCTAAATTAGGAGCGAATGCTGTTCTTGGTGTGTCACTGGCTATAGCTAAAGCCGCCGCGCAATCTTGCGCCTTACCTTTTTATCGCTACGTCGGTGGTTGTGGAACTCATATAATGCCTGTACCACTTATGAATATTATCAATGGTGGTCAACACGCTAATAATAAACTTGATATACAGGAATTTATGATAATGCCTGTTTCAGCGAATAGTATGACAGAAGCTATTCGTATGGGAGCTGAGATATTCCATGAATTGAAACATCGTCTCAGCGAAGAGGGATATAATGTCTCTGTCGGTGATGAGGGAGGTTTCGCGCCCAATTTCTCAAAGTCTGAGGAAGCCTTATCATTTATAATGAAAGCGATAGAAAGCGCAGGATATAGAGCTGGAGAAGACATAGTTTTAGCCCTTGATGTAGCAGCTAGTGAATTTTTCCATGATGGTAAATATATAATGGAAGGAGAGGGGAAAAATTTAGATTGCGGTAAAATGCTTAAATATTATGAAAAGCTAGTAAATAGCTATCCTATCGTATCAATTGAAGATCCAATGGCTGAGGATGACCATGTTGGCTGGAAAGAAATGACGGCTTTATTTGGTGATAAAATCCAATTAGTTGGAGATGATTTATTCGTTACCAATCCGGTTATCCTATCAGAAGGGATAGAGCAGGGCATGGCAAACGCTCTACTGGTAAAACCTAATCAAATCGGTACACTTACCGAGACCATGCAAGCGGTACAGCTAGCTCACCGCTCAGGATATAGAGCTATTCTTTCTCATCGTTCAGGCGAGACAGAGGATACAACTATAGCGCATCTTGCGGTAGCGAGTAATTGTGGACAGATTAAAACCGGATCATTGTCACGTACTGACAGGCTGGCTAAATATAATGAACTTATCCGTATAGAGGAAGAACTAGGAATCTGCGCTCATTACGCTGGAAACGCTATTTTGATGGATTAG
- a CDS encoding P-II family nitrogen regulator: MKKIEAIIKPFKLDDVKDALQEVGLQGITVSEARGFGRQKGHTELYRGAEYVVDFLPKVKIEVVVEDSMVEKTIDAITNAAHTGRIGDGKIFIIPIEDAIRIRTGERGDSTIN, from the coding sequence ATGAAAAAAATAGAAGCTATTATAAAACCTTTCAAGCTTGATGATGTTAAGGATGCTCTTCAGGAGGTAGGATTACAAGGAATTACGGTTAGCGAGGCTCGTGGGTTTGGTCGTCAAAAAGGCCATACAGAGCTTTATCGTGGCGCTGAATATGTGGTTGACTTCTTACCTAAGGTAAAAATTGAGGTGGTGGTAGAAGATAGTATGGTTGAAAAAACAATTGACGCTATTACTAACGCCGCCCATACGGGACGTATTGGGGATGGTAAGATATTTATTATACCGATTGAGGACGCTATCAGGATAAGAACCGGTGAAAGAGGCGATAGCACTATTAATTAG
- the glnA gene encoding type I glutamate--ammonia ligase produces the protein MSENVFNLIKENDIEFVDFRFTDPKGKWQHTCYVASQIDESSFEDGIMFDGSSIAGWKSINESDMILMPDASTAFIDPFTAQPTLVIVCDIVEPSTGQSYSRDPRSVAKRAESYLAYTGIGDTAYFGPEPEFFVFDDVRFKTSGNYSFHRLDSEELPANNDREYHAGNMGHRPATKGGYFPVQPVDSLADLRGEMLSTLKMIGVEPVLHHHEVAPAQCELGTLFSTLLGTADNVQKYKYTVHNIAHSYGKTATFMPKPISGDNGSGMHVHQSIWKDGKPLFAGNGYADLSETCLYYIGGIIKHAKALNAFTNPSTNSYKRLIPGFEAPVLLAYSARNRSASIRIPYVASPKGKRIETRFPDPSANPYLAFSALLMAGLDGIENKIHPGDAMDKNLYDLPPEELKDVPTVCGSLREALENLDSDRAFLKKGEVFTDDLIDAYIDLKMQEVYRLEHTPAPIEFEMYYSV, from the coding sequence ATGTCTGAGAATGTTTTTAATTTAATAAAAGAGAATGACATTGAATTTGTCGATTTCCGTTTTACCGATCCGAAAGGAAAATGGCAGCACACATGTTATGTCGCTTCGCAAATAGATGAGAGTAGTTTTGAGGATGGTATCATGTTTGATGGTTCTTCAATAGCTGGATGGAAGTCAATTAATGAGTCCGATATGATACTTATGCCAGATGCTAGTACAGCATTTATTGACCCATTTACCGCTCAACCGACATTGGTGATTGTGTGTGATATTGTTGAGCCATCAACTGGGCAATCATATAGTCGTGACCCACGTTCGGTGGCGAAGCGAGCTGAGTCATACTTAGCGTATACTGGTATTGGCGATACAGCTTATTTTGGACCTGAGCCGGAATTTTTTGTTTTTGATGATGTGCGTTTCAAAACTAGCGGTAATTATAGTTTCCATCGTTTGGATAGCGAGGAGCTTCCAGCTAATAATGATAGAGAATATCATGCCGGTAATATGGGACATCGTCCCGCTACCAAAGGTGGTTATTTCCCTGTTCAACCGGTTGATTCTTTAGCGGATCTTCGCGGTGAAATGCTATCAACACTAAAAATGATTGGAGTTGAGCCAGTTCTTCATCACCATGAAGTAGCTCCGGCGCAGTGTGAGCTTGGCACATTATTCTCCACATTGTTGGGAACTGCTGATAATGTTCAAAAATATAAATATACTGTGCATAATATAGCGCATTCATATGGTAAAACCGCTACTTTTATGCCTAAACCAATATCTGGTGATAATGGTTCTGGGATGCATGTTCATCAATCAATATGGAAAGATGGCAAGCCTTTATTCGCTGGGAATGGTTACGCTGACCTTTCAGAAACTTGCTTATATTATATAGGTGGTATTATAAAGCACGCGAAAGCGTTGAACGCCTTTACTAATCCTTCTACCAATAGTTATAAGCGTTTAATACCCGGATTTGAGGCTCCAGTGTTGCTTGCTTACTCAGCTCGTAACCGTTCGGCTTCTATCCGTATTCCGTATGTAGCGTCACCAAAAGGAAAGCGTATTGAAACTCGTTTTCCTGACCCGTCAGCTAATCCTTATTTAGCTTTTTCAGCGTTACTTATGGCTGGACTTGACGGTATTGAAAATAAAATTCATCCTGGTGACGCTATGGATAAGAATCTATATGATCTTCCTCCTGAAGAACTAAAAGATGTACCAACCGTTTGTGGCTCGTTACGGGAAGCCCTAGAAAATCTTGATAGTGACCGTGCGTTCTTGAAAAAGGGAGAAGTATTCACAGACGATTTAATAGATGCTTATATAGATCTTAAAATGCAGGAAGTGTATCGCTTAGAGCATACTCCGGCTCCGATTGAGTTTGAGATGTATTATAGCGTTTAA
- the map gene encoding type I methionyl aminopeptidase, with the protein MVGENREITIHSEEDFVGMRKAGRLAAEVLDMIAEHVVSGATTQQLNDLCHKMIIDNGAIPAPLNYRGFPKSICTSINHVVCHGIPGEQKLKNGDIVNIDVTVILDGWHGDTSRIYWVGDPPIKAKRLTKITYDAMMLGIEQVKPGVHLSHIGKTIQDYAEGHGYSVVRDYCGHGIGKVFHSAPSVLHYYDENYSVVLREGMFFTIEPMINVGDYRTILNKYDGWTVTTRDKQLSAQFEHTIAVTKNGYEIFTSSPKGLNCPPY; encoded by the coding sequence ATTGTGGGTGAAAATAGGGAAATAACAATACATTCCGAAGAAGATTTTGTTGGAATGAGAAAGGCTGGTCGCCTTGCTGCTGAAGTATTAGATATGATCGCAGAGCATGTTGTAAGCGGAGCGACTACCCAGCAGCTTAACGATTTATGCCACAAAATGATAATAGATAATGGAGCTATTCCAGCGCCTCTTAATTATCGTGGATTTCCTAAATCAATTTGCACATCTATAAATCATGTGGTGTGTCATGGTATTCCCGGTGAGCAAAAATTAAAAAATGGTGACATAGTAAATATAGACGTAACCGTAATTCTTGATGGCTGGCATGGTGATACTAGCCGTATATATTGGGTAGGCGATCCACCAATCAAGGCAAAACGGCTCACAAAAATCACCTATGACGCTATGATGTTAGGAATTGAACAAGTAAAACCGGGTGTTCACCTAAGCCATATAGGAAAAACCATACAGGATTACGCTGAAGGTCATGGCTATTCGGTAGTACGAGATTATTGTGGACATGGTATCGGCAAAGTATTCCACTCCGCTCCTAGCGTACTACATTACTATGATGAGAACTACTCTGTAGTTCTGCGTGAAGGTATGTTCTTTACTATAGAACCAATGATAAATGTTGGTGACTATCGTACTATACTAAACAAGTATGACGGTTGGACTGTTACAACTCGTGACAAGCAACTATCAGCGCAATTTGAACATACCATTGCTGTTACAAAAAATGGCTATGAGATATTCACCTCATCACCAAAAGGACTCAACTGTCCACCTTATTGA
- a CDS encoding peptidoglycan DD-metalloendopeptidase family protein produces MTENLPASAALHDDLKKTNDEISRSKAESDKLGKKIENLESQKNIISKRMVKIAASLQASEARLSAIEEKIRVLNLDIEEKTERLNKRRKELSLMVRSAIKLSQTPKEAVIFMPGDMDNNIKAARALKIMTKTIRNESIKINSEMIELNKLKNDVEKKQEEAEEENSRLNKQKKLLAEQMSKYKKLQNEIKAEKTKIDIRLNKLAKKAKNLKNLIVSLEKEEERKKEELRKQAEYSTGDSSLRSFTDAKGKIRVPAAGRLIQKYGSEKKNGKSKGIIILTRPDAQVTSPYDGEVIFSGKFMEYGNMVILKHKNNYHTLIAGLDNISTTSGEFLMEGEPIGEMGKQLSNRELYMELRHNNKPVNPASWIREMSR; encoded by the coding sequence TTGACGGAAAACTTACCGGCTTCCGCCGCTTTGCACGATGATCTAAAAAAAACCAATGATGAGATAAGTAGAAGCAAAGCGGAGTCCGACAAGTTAGGTAAAAAAATAGAGAACCTTGAGAGTCAGAAGAATATCATCTCAAAAAGAATGGTAAAAATAGCGGCTTCCCTTCAAGCGAGTGAAGCTAGGTTATCGGCTATTGAGGAGAAAATTAGAGTTCTTAATTTAGACATAGAGGAAAAAACCGAGAGGCTTAATAAACGTAGAAAAGAGCTAAGTTTAATGGTGCGTTCGGCTATTAAATTAAGTCAAACACCAAAAGAAGCGGTGATATTTATGCCGGGTGATATGGATAATAATATAAAAGCCGCGAGAGCCTTAAAAATAATGACGAAGACAATTCGTAATGAATCTATCAAGATAAATAGTGAAATGATAGAGCTTAACAAATTAAAAAACGATGTGGAGAAAAAACAAGAAGAAGCGGAAGAAGAAAATTCACGGCTTAATAAGCAGAAAAAACTGTTAGCGGAACAGATGTCTAAATATAAAAAATTACAAAATGAGATAAAAGCCGAGAAAACAAAAATAGATATAAGACTAAATAAATTAGCGAAAAAAGCAAAAAATCTTAAAAATCTTATCGTATCCTTAGAAAAAGAAGAAGAACGCAAGAAAGAGGAGTTAAGAAAACAAGCTGAGTATAGTACTGGTGATTCTAGTCTTCGCTCCTTTACGGACGCTAAAGGTAAAATTCGTGTTCCGGCAGCCGGTCGTTTAATACAGAAATATGGTAGCGAAAAGAAGAACGGTAAGAGCAAAGGTATTATTATATTAACTAGACCGGACGCTCAAGTTACTTCACCTTACGATGGAGAGGTAATTTTCTCTGGAAAATTTATGGAATATGGTAATATGGTTATACTAAAACATAAAAATAATTATCATACGCTTATAGCTGGGCTTGATAATATATCCACTACCAGCGGTGAATTTTTGATGGAAGGAGAGCCAATTGGTGAGATGGGCAAACAATTAAGTAATAGAGAGCTTTATATGGAGTTGAGGCATAATAATAAGCCGGTTAATCCAGCTTCATGGATAAGGGAAATGAGCCGTTAG
- a CDS encoding competence/damage-inducible protein A, with protein sequence MQTTKAAMIVIGNEILSGRTQDKNINFLADSLNKQGITLSEVRIIPDDEQMIIDTVKDYSEKYDYVFTTGGIGPTHDDITSLSIAKAFDKKYILNKDAEEILLNYYGKDNLNEARLKMAHMPEGATLLHNPVSAAPGFIIDNIYVMAGVPSIMRAMFDSIKGVLKGGKIVLSKTISSFITEGTLAKELTSIQNNFPDVEIGSYPFIENSRLGTSVVCRSSDESRLNLCSSEVENYLRTLTSELKVT encoded by the coding sequence ATGCAAACAACAAAAGCAGCAATGATAGTGATTGGAAACGAGATATTATCGGGGCGTACTCAGGACAAAAACATAAATTTTCTTGCTGACTCTCTTAACAAACAAGGAATAACCCTATCAGAAGTAAGGATAATTCCTGATGATGAGCAAATGATTATAGATACGGTAAAGGATTATAGCGAAAAATATGATTATGTGTTTACCACTGGTGGGATAGGTCCTACTCATGATGATATAACAAGTCTTAGTATAGCTAAGGCTTTTGATAAAAAATATATTTTGAATAAAGATGCGGAAGAAATTTTACTTAATTATTACGGGAAAGATAATCTTAACGAGGCTCGTCTTAAAATGGCACATATGCCTGAAGGGGCTACCCTTTTACATAATCCGGTAAGTGCCGCTCCCGGTTTTATTATTGATAATATATATGTAATGGCAGGTGTACCGAGCATTATGCGCGCTATGTTTGATAGTATCAAAGGAGTATTAAAGGGAGGAAAGATAGTTCTGTCCAAGACAATCTCCTCATTCATTACAGAAGGAACCTTAGCAAAAGAATTAACCAGCATACAAAATAATTTTCCTGATGTTGAAATAGGCAGCTATCCTTTTATAGAAAATAGCCGTCTTGGAACTAGTGTTGTTTGTCGCTCTAGTGATGAAAGCAGACTAAATTTATGCTCTAGTGAAGTAGAAAATTATTTAAGAACTCTTACCTCTGAGCTAAAGGTGACTTAG
- a CDS encoding TIGR01459 family HAD-type hydrolase — translation MKRISSISGIISDYDIFFLDLWGVIHDGTHLYPKIYESLVELKKLNKEVIFISNAPRRAINVINVLHNLGIDESLYKEVVSSGEVGFRWLKNGYSNWGKRYYLISALKDVATLDGLDFDRVDKLQEANFILNLGFGSEEQTTEDYHNILKEAANLSLPMLCLNPDLEVVKINGDRFPCAGAIAKEYINFGGEVKWFGKPYIDIYNYCHDLLGRPDKNKILAVGDSLETDIPGAKNFDIDSVLVTGGILKNKSIEEINNECKKLNLTPKYITSGFGFTS, via the coding sequence ATGAAGCGTATTTCTTCTATCTCCGGTATAATATCGGATTACGATATTTTTTTTCTTGATTTATGGGGAGTAATACATGACGGAACTCATCTATATCCAAAGATATACGAGAGTCTAGTAGAACTTAAAAAATTAAACAAAGAAGTTATATTTATCTCAAATGCTCCAAGAAGAGCGATAAATGTTATAAATGTCCTTCATAATCTCGGAATAGATGAAAGTCTTTATAAAGAGGTAGTTTCCTCTGGTGAAGTGGGGTTTCGGTGGCTAAAGAATGGATACTCTAACTGGGGTAAGCGGTATTACCTTATTTCAGCTCTAAAAGATGTCGCCACCCTTGATGGCTTAGATTTTGACAGAGTTGATAAACTACAAGAAGCTAATTTTATACTTAATCTGGGTTTTGGTTCAGAAGAACAAACAACTGAGGATTATCATAATATTCTAAAAGAAGCTGCCAACTTATCATTGCCTATGCTCTGCCTAAATCCCGACCTTGAGGTAGTAAAAATAAACGGCGATAGATTTCCATGTGCTGGCGCTATCGCCAAAGAATATATAAATTTTGGTGGTGAAGTTAAATGGTTTGGTAAGCCATATATAGATATTTATAATTATTGCCATGATTTACTAGGCAGACCAGACAAAAACAAAATACTAGCAGTCGGCGATAGTTTAGAGACTGACATACCCGGTGCAAAAAATTTCGATATAGATTCTGTGCTAGTAACCGGTGGTATATTAAAAAATAAAAGCATAGAAGAAATAAATAATGAGTGCAAGAAATTGAATTTAACTCCAAAATATATCACATCAGGTTTTGGTTTTACATCATAG